A genomic segment from Saimiri boliviensis isolate mSaiBol1 chromosome 14, mSaiBol1.pri, whole genome shotgun sequence encodes:
- the RPL28 gene encoding large ribosomal subunit protein eL28: MSAHLQWMVVRNCSSFLIKRNKQTYSTEPNNLKARNSFRYNGLIHRKTVGVEPAADGKGVVVVMKRRSGQRKPATSYVRTTINKNARATLSSIRHMIRKNKYRPDLRMAAIRRASAILRSQKPVMVKRKRTRPTKSS, translated from the exons ATGTCTGCGCATCTGCAGTGGATGGTCGTGCGGAACTGCTCCAGCTTCCTGATCAAGAGGAACAAGCAGACCTACAGCACC GAGCCCAATAACTTGAAGGCCCGCAACTCCTTCCGCTACAACGGGCTGATTCACCGCAAGACTGTGGGCGTGGAGCCGGCAGCCGACGGCAAAGGTGTCGTGGTGGTCATGAAGCGGAGATCCG GCCAGCGGAAGCCTGCCACCTCCTACGTGCGGACCACCATCAACAAGAATGCTCGCGCCACACTCAGCAGCATCAGACACATGATACGCAAGAACAAGTACCGGCCTGACCTGCGCATG GCAGCTATCCGCAGGGCCAGCGCCATCCTGCGCAGCCAGAAGCCTGTGATGGTGAAGAGGAAGCGGACTCGCCCCACCAAGAGCTCCTGA
- the TMEM238 gene encoding transmembrane protein 238, with the protein MCDLPSGTGPEPPVAVRLAIPAQASEQQPLPGNHGRGNPGRVGSRPAQLRWPGGNLAHLAPSPDPAPGWAAPRNALSGRQRRRCRAMAAAPAVCASQGPPPSAPSAPAAAPAPATGLGRCRMALLLAVALDVAGMAALLTGVFAQLQVRGRDFGDLLIYSGALLVFLSLLGWILWYTGNIEISRQELERDYGLRPSALARLARKLSRRWSAPAAAGPRPTPGSRRARRATRAPPPPAAGSRRVRLQLATLEAGPGAAGAGSE; encoded by the coding sequence ATGTGTGACCTCCCTAGTGGCACGGGCCCTGAGCCACCCGTGGCTGTGCGCCTGGCTATCCCAGCGCAGGCCTCTGAGCAACAGCCCCTGCCCGGAAACCACGGCCGGGGCAATCCCGGCCGGGTCGGTTCGCGCCCAGCCCAGCTTAGGTGGCCGGGCGGGAACTTGGCACACCTGGCGCCGTCCCCTGACCCCGCCCCGGGCTGGGCCGCACCCCGGAACGCTCTCTCCGGACGCCAGCGGCGGCGGTGCAGGGCCATGGCGGCGGCTCCAGCGGTGTGCGCCTCGCAGGGGCCCCCACCGAGTGCACCGTCCGCGCCGGCAGCCGCGCCCGCACCGGCGACCGGCCTGGGCCGCTGCCGGATGGCGCTGCTGTTGGCCGTGGCGCTGGACGTGGCGGGCATGGCGGCGCTGCTGACCGGCGTGTTCGCGCAGCTGCAGGTGCGCGGCCGCGACTTCGGGGACCTGCTCATCTACTCGGGCGCGCTGCTGGTGTTCCTGAGCCTGCTGGGCTGGATCCTCTGGTACACGGGAAACATCGAGATCTCGCGCCAGGAGCTGGAGCGCGACTACGGCCTGCGGCCCTCGGCGCTCGCCCGCCTGGCGCGCAAGCTCTCCCGCCGCTGGTCGGCGCCCGCCGCCGCCGGCCCGCGCCCCACGCCCGGCTCCCGGAGAGCGCGTCGAGCCACCCGCGCGCCCCCGCCGCCTGCCGCCGGCTCCCGCCGCGTGCGCCTGCAGCTCGCCACGCTCGAGGCCGGGCCCGGGGCGGCGGGCGCGGGCAGCGAGTGA